Proteins from a single region of Trichoderma asperellum chromosome 3, complete sequence:
- a CDS encoding uncharacterized protein (EggNog:ENOG41~SECRETED:SignalP(1-20)), protein MASSLLSALLLGLSATGAVAAPNAKRTSSQGGTPLKIISYKETPNGFRSSARGWNSFGIQANPLTLPSFKFDQEHVIKQCDHLVDLPGYDTCSLDSGWSVGGNGDEYGRIIYDDTVFDIPKLADHLHSKGLKMGVYIVPGAFLADVNKTIIHTDVKIGDVCHGNEGLVRCIFDFTQPAAQLWHNSCADLFASWGVDFVKLDFVTPGSPDNGQMLPPDGSGSVIAWHKAIKQTGRKMRLDISWKLDRTQKYFNIWNSNADSMRTDQDLNNSGQSSFVSWATVQRAFDNYRQFIVAGLQFFDHLNIYPDMDNLLVGNNATTSGITDAQRQTVMTHYIGAGANLILGSDLTNLDKFGVNLITNKAAQAVATFTAQYPMQPRNPGTGGQDSQQLQAWIAGPAPNGQAVVVLANYGPDLGQGGFNGTSTDVELVSASWKDLGIKGTYRVHDVWNNKDLGSQKSGVKANLGPGESVLLTLTRV, encoded by the exons ATGGCAAGCAGCCTACTttcagcgctgctgctcggaTTGAGCGCAACTGGCGCTGTGGCAGCTCCCAATGCCAAACGGACGTCAAGCCAAGGCGGAACTCCGCTCAAGATCATCTCCTACAAGGAAACACCTAATGGCTTCCGCAGTTCTGCGCGTGGATGGAATTCATTCGGCATCCAGGCGAATCCGCTGACTCTGCCGAGCTTCAAATTTGATCAAGAGCATGTCATTAAACAGTGCGATCACCTCGTCGATCTTCCCGGATATGACACCTGCAGCTTGGACTCGGGTTGGTCTGTTGGAGGAAACGGCGATGAGTATGGCCGCATCATTTACGATGATACTGTCTTCGACATTCCCAAATTGGCAGACCATCTTCACAGCAAGGGTTTGAAGATGGGCGTCTACATTGTGCCAGGTGCTTTCCTGGCAGATGTTAACAAGACTATTATTCACACGGATGTCAAGATTGGCGATGTTTGCCATGGCAACGAGGGTCTCGTAAGATGTATCTTCGACTTCACCCAGCCTGCTGCGCAACTGTGGCACAACTCTTGCGCCGATCTGTTTGCTTCGTG GGGAGTTGATTTTGTGAAGCTCGACTTCGTCACTCCTGGCTCGCCTGATAATGGCCAAATGCTCCCTCCTGATGGAAGCGGCTCCGTCATCGCATGGCACAAGGCCATTAAGCAAACTGGCCGTAAGATGCGACTTGACATTTCCTGGAAGCTTGACCGGACTCAAAAGTATTTCAACATCTGGAACTCAAATGCCGATTCCATGAGAACCGACCAGGACCTCAACAACAGCGGCCAGTCGTCTTTTGTATCATGGGCTACTGTCCAGCGAGCATTTGACAACTACCGCCAATTCATCGTTGCCGGTCTGCAGTTTTTTGACCACTTAAACATCTACCCCGACATGGATAACCTTCTTGTCGGCAACAATGCCACAACTTCTGGTATCACAGATGCACAGCGACAGACGGTCATGACGCACTACATCGGAGCTGGCGCCAACCTGATTCTTGGCTCTGATCTCACCAATCTCGACAAGTTTGGCGTGAACCTGATAACCAACAAAGCAGCACAGGCTGTAGCCACCTTTACTGCACAGTATCCCATGCAGCCGCGTAATCCTGGAACTGGTGGACAGGATTCCCAACAGCTCCAGGCCTGGATCGCAGGGCCAGCTCCCAACGGCCAAGCTGTTGTCGTGCTCGCCAACTACGGCCCCGACCTCGGCCAGGGAGGATTTAACGGCACCAGCACTGACGTTGAGTTGGTTTCAGCTTCATGGAAGGACCTGGGAATCAAGGGAACTTATCGTGTCCATGATGTTTGGAACAACAAGGACCTGGGCAGCCAGAAGAGTGGCGTCAAGGCAAACTTGGGACCTGGCGAAAGCGTGCTCTTGACGCTGACTCGGGTATAA
- a CDS encoding uncharacterized protein (CAZy:GH27) — translation MRFPKQGLLVALSASGVRAARNGLARTPQMGWNNWNTFACSVSSTLLLDTSKLLTEYGLQDLGYKYVVLDDCWSSGRDDNGKLVADTTKFPDGMGAVADALHEQGFLFGMYSSAGEMTCARYAGSLDYEDADAQSFADWGVDYLKYDNCYHMGRFGTPLISFNRFNAMAEAIKKTGRSILYSLCSWGEDYVHTWGGSIANSWRISGDIYDSFARPDDLCSCTNAADPACIAPGTHCSVLAIINKVAPYIDRGLPGGWNDLDMLEVGHGGMTEEEYKAHFSMWAALKSPLLLGNDLRSMTASSLAIINNPAIIALNQDPRGRAVQRILRDLDVPVDRYGVGEAQVWSGPLANGDQVVIFFNAADADLDMAASLEDVFIMDGVGTAPQIQQDWAIHDLWGSTGSRMSTADAQALLDAKGADARRTFLQTKVDWYNATEVPYAEGLNRRDPRLFGERIGTVEAGGEIKVRVQRHSAKVFRLQSISGQDSVRKSLLRDEL, via the exons ATGAGATTTCCAAAGCAAGGGCTCCTCGTTGCCCTCTCCGCGAGTGGCGTCCGAGCCGCCAGGAATGGACTGGCGAGAACTCCTCAAATGGGATGG AACAACTGGAACACCTTCGCCTGCTCCGTCTCTTCCACCCTCCTCCTCGACACCTCCAAGCTGCTCACGGAATACGGCCTGCAGGATCTAGGCTACAAGTACGTCGTGTTGGATGACTGCTGGTCCTCCGGCCGCGACGATAATGGCAAGCTCGTGGCCGACACGACCAAGTTTCCCGACGGGATGGGCGCTGTAGCGGATGCACTGCACGAGCAGGGGTTTCTGTTCGGCATGTACTCGAGCGCGGGCGAGATGACGTGCGCAAGATATG CCGGATCCCTCGACTACGAAGATGCCGACGCTCAGAGTTTCGCCGACTGGGGCGTCGACTACCTCAAGTACGACAACTGCTATCACATGGGCCGCTTCGGCACGCCCCTTATATCCTTCAATCGCTTCAACGCCATGGCAGAGGCCATTAAGAAGACGGGTCGGTCCATCCTCTACAGCCTGTGCAGCTGGGGCGAGGACTATGTCCACACT TGGGGAGGATCCATTGCCAATTCATGGCGCATCTCGGGTGACATCTACGACTCTTTCGCTCGTCCCGACGACCTGTGCTCATGCACCAATGCCGCAGACCCGGCCTGCATTGCGCCCGGCACGCACTGCTCCGTGctggccatcatcaacaaggtTGCGCCCTACATCGATCGAGGCCTCCCCGGCGGGTGGAACGACCTGGACATGCTCGAGGTTGGCCATGGAGGCATGACTGAAGAGGAG TACAAAGCCCACTTCTCCATGTGGGCAGCCCTCAAATCCCCCCTGCTCCTCGGCAACGACCTGCGCTCCATGACGGCCTCTTCCCTCGCCATAATTAACAACCCCGCCATCATCGCGCTCAACCAGGACCCCCGCGGCCGCGCCGTCCAGCGCATCCTGCGCGACCTGGACGTGCCCGTCGACCGCTACGGCGTCGGCGAGGCGCAGGTCTGGAGCGGCCCCTTGGCCAACGGCGACCaggtcgtcatcttcttcaacgccGCCGACGCGGACCTCGACATGGCCGCCTCGCTCGAGGACGTCTTCATCATGGACGGCGTGGGCACCGCCCCGCAGATCCAGCAGGACTGGGCCATCCACGACCTGTGGGGCAGCACCGGCTCCCGCATGAGCACCGCTGACGCCCAGGCCCTGCTGGACGCCAAAGGCGCGGACGCTCGTCGGACTTTCCTGCAGACAAAGGTCGACTGGTACAATGCCACGGAGGTGCCCTACGCCGAGGGCCTGAACCGTCGGGATCCGAGATTGTTTGGCGAGCGTATTGGTACTGTTGAGGCAGGCGGCGAGATCAAGGTGCGCGTGCAGAGACATTCTGCAAAGGTGTTTAGACTGCAGAGCATTAGCGGACAGGATTCCGTGAGGAAGAGTCTTTTGAGAGATGAGCTTTGA
- a CDS encoding uncharacterized protein (TransMembrane:12 (i49-69o107-127i134-152o158-180i192-215o227-244i313-331o351-369i376-397o409-430i450-466o478-494i)): MEKSNLGVTHTEDPPIEADEKYNINEITDKAKQGAEAEHNLTPLQALRLYPKAIFWCLIVSACVIMEGYDTNLLGNFYAYPEFAKKYGKFNEGSGNYQLSAPWQAGLGNASGVGSFFGTLLNGYLVMKFGHVRVILASLVALSAFIFIVFFAPNTKVLLVGELLCGLPWGIFATTAPAYASEVLPMTLRVYLTSWTNMCFIIGQLISAGIMAGLVNNTTEWSYRVPFAIQWFWPVVLFPIIWFAPDSPWHLVRQGRHSEAKESLRKLRSNPSEEELQESLNLIIYTNNLEEQLEVGTSYWDCFKGFELRRTEIACVVFAGQVLSGLNFAYNSTYFFQQVGLTTTQTYHLNVGGNGMALFGTIVSWVLVMPYVGRRTAYVTGMFVMSIILIIIGGLNAKTNDHSIGMAQAVLTLIWTFVFQLSAGQLGWALPAELGSTRLRQKTVCLARNAYAITSIVAGVLQPYFMNPTEWNLKGYTGFVWGGTAFLTFVWAYFRLPESKDRTYEELDILFARRVPARKFASYEIDAFHSDALP, translated from the coding sequence ATGGAGAAGTCAAATCTGGGTGTGACACACACAGAAGATCCTCCCATCGAAGCCGATGAGAAATACAATATCAATGAAATCACAGACAAGGCGAAACAGGGCGCTGAGGCCGAGCATAATCTGACTCCCCTCCAGGCCCTCCGCCTCTATCCCAAAGCCATCTTCTGGTGTTTGATTGTATCCGCCTGTGTCATCATGGAGGGCTACGACACCAATCTCCTGGGCAACTTTTATGCATATCCCGAATTTGCCAAAAAGTACGGCAAATTCAACGAAGGTTCTGGCAACTACCAGCTTTCGGCTCCTTGGCAGGCTGGTCTCGGCAATGCTTCCGGCGTTGGCTCCTTCTTTGGCACGCTTCTTAATGGCTATCTCGTGATGAAGTTTGGCCACGTCCGAGTTATTCTGGCCTCTCTTGTGGCATTGAGCGCCTTTAttttcatcgtcttctttgcGCCAAACACCAAAGTTCTCCTTGTCGGCGAGCTACTGTGTGGTCTTCCATGGGGTATCTTTGCCACGACTGCCCCGGCCTATGCCTCGGAGGTTCTACCAATGACTCTGCGAGTGTACCTCACCAGCTGGACGAACATGTGCTTCATCATTGGACAGCTCATCTCAGCTGGCATCATGGCTGGCCTCGTCAACAACACAACTGAGTGGTCATACAGAGTGCCTTTTGCCATTCAATGGTTTTGGCCAGTCGTTTTATTCCCCATCATCTGGTTTGCCCCAGATTCGCCTTGGCACCTCGTCCGACAGGGACGGCACTCGGAGGCCAAGGAGTCTTTGAGAAAGCTTCGTTCAAACCCCTCcgaggaagagctgcagGAGAGCCTCAATCTGATCATCTACACCAACAATCTGGAGGAGCAACTTGAGGTGGGCACATCCTACTGGGACTGCTTCAAAGGCTTTGAACTTCGCCGAACAGAGATTGCTTGCGTTGTGTTTGCCGGTCAAGTCCTCTCTGGCCTCAATTTTGCCTACAACTCGACCTACTTCTTCCAACAGGTTGGTCTCACCACAACTCAGACCTACCACCTCAACGTTGGTGGAAACGGCATGGCCCTGTTTGGCACCATCGTTTCTTGGGTGTTGGTCATGCCGTATGTCGGACGCCGCACCGCATATGTCACTGGCATGTTTGTCATGTCAATTATTCTGATCATCATCGGTGGCCTCAATGCCAAGACAAATGACCACAGCATTGGTATGGCCCAGGCTGTGCTAACCCTCATCTGGACTTTTGTTTTCCAGCTTTCCGCTGGACAGCTCGGCTGGGCATTGCCAGCAGAGCTTGGATCCACGCGCCTCCGTCAGAAGACGGTCTGCCTGGCTCGCAATGCGTACGCTATTACTAGTATCGTCGCCGGCGTCCTGCAGCCATACTTTATGAACCCAACTGAGTGGAATCTCAAGGGCTACACGGGCTTTGTTTGGGGAGGCACTGCTTTCCTCACCTTTGTTTGGGCGTACTTCCGGCTCCCGGAATCCAAGGACCGAACTTATGAAGAGTTGGACATTTTGTTTGCCAGAAGAGTGCCGGCACGGAAGTTTGCTAGCTACGAGATTGACGCATTCCACAGCGATGCTCTACCATGA
- a CDS encoding uncharacterized protein (EggNog:ENOG41), with amino-acid sequence MSSTPAPTQKPPQQVCDNCRFRKMKCDRGLPCSNCVVSSIPCRYLHTLRRKGPRGGKGRRLSQIRQGLTEPDKNHFDVSTPATQIQFNALEESNRNRTVGSGGQHNPLLALASTTGIATEHDKQRLSVALAAHVQVFMKHLFPIMPVINDRELLADSLHLDELSPSRYAFLLSLCAATRIQLKLDNAEEYDETSVGINTSLDSPLTGEALLTAAEQARLQFNVVDDLSLDTLLTSFFLFAGYGNLEKHTHAWFYLNQAISLALSIGLHSESAYSNLPENDREIRRRIFWLLFVTERTYALQHRRPVMLRNTISKPQIVDSDCPIVMHDFVNHVRLFELLPCSLYEWQPHTDGCQPQGVALSHSISNKLSAVQPAESVMESQRFDTLVTQQWLRVSMWRLAFGSKPNLVYGQGLVPALGLPFDAGKAIMKALGSVSQSSKDCHGIAIEQKLFDIGISLADASMSASPMPSFEFGPQDLLVSVVKFLGRIRGCQSHLLPKLLKHSEMILGFSNPIASIDVHWPALLEEHAGGVPENVGDLTTQGDESSSSTGSWQDTCDLAMLEPGAASFLTLACDDTPFDAEQVHIAGQVEIA; translated from the exons ATGTCGAGCACGCCGGCCCCCACGCAgaagccgccgcagcagGTATGCGACAACTGTCGCTTCCGGAAAATGAAGTGCGATCGTGGGCTGCCGTGTAGCAATTGCGTCGTATCTTCAATTCCCTGCCGATACTTACATACGCTTCGACGCAAAGGACCAAGAGGAGGCAAAGGCCGTCGGCTGTCCCAGATCAGACAGGGCCTCACGGAGCCTGATAAAAACCACTTTGACGTTAGCACGCCGGCCACGCAGATTCAGTTCAACGCTTTGGAGGAATCGAATAGGAATCGGACTGTAGGATCTGGCGGCCAGCATAATCCTCTTTTGGCCCTGGCGTCTACGACTGGGATAGCTACGGAACATGACAAGCAGAGGCTATCAGTAGCCTTGGCGGCTCATGTGCAGGTGTTTATGAAGCATCTGTTTCCCATCATGCCCGTCATCAACGATAGGGAGCTTCTTGCAGACTCATTACACTTGGATGAGCTCTCTCCTTCGCGATATGCCTTTCTCCTATCTCTCTGTGCTGCAACGCGGATCCAGCTGAAGTTGGATAATGCAGAAGAATACGACGAAACATCAGTCGGCATCAACACCTCATTAGACTCGCCTCTCACGGGCGAGGCGCTGCTAACCGCCGCTGAGCAGGCCCGGCTCCAGTTCAACGTGGTTGATGACTTGAGCCTGGACACCCTACTGAcgtccttcttcctctttgcggGTTATGGCAACTTGGAAAAGCATACACATGCTTGGTTCTACCTGAACCAAGCTATATCCCTGGCTCTGTCGATAGGCCTGCACAGCGAGTCAGCCTACAGTAACCTCCCAGAAAACGATCGGGAAATCAGACGGCGGATATTTTGGCTTTTATTCGTGACGGAGAG AACGTACGCTCTTCAGCACCGGCGGCCAGTGATGCTGCGAAACACCATCTCAAAGCCACAAATTGTCGATTCAGACTGTCCCATCGTCATGCACGACTTTGTAAATCACGTCCGTCTatttgagctgctgccgTGCTCCCTTTACGAGTGGCAACCTCACACCGATGGATGTCAGCCACAGGGAGTCGCTCTCAGCCATTCTATAAGCAACAAGCTCTCTGCTGTGCAGCCAGCAGAGTCAGTCATGGAAAGCCAGAGATTTGACACTCTTGTTACGCAGCAGTGGCTGCGCGTATCAATGTGGCGTCTTGCGTTCGGTTCTAAGCCGAATCTCGTGTACGGTCAGGGCCTTGTGCCTGCTCTTGGCCTGCCATTCGATGCTGGGAAGGCTATCATGAAGGCTCTGGGGTCTGTGAGCCAGAGCTCAAAGGACTGCCATGGAATTGCTATT GAGCAAAAACTCTTCGATATCGGGATAAGTCTGGCAGATGCGTCCATGTCTGCTTCTCCCATGCCCTCTTTCGAATTTGGGCCACAGGATCTTCTAGTCTCTGTAGTCAAATTTCTAGGTCGCATTCGCGGATGCCAGTCTCACTTATTGCCGAAGCTCTTGAAGCACTCCGAGATGATCCTCGGCTTCTCAAATCCCATTGCCAGCATCGACGTCCATTGGCCAGCACTTCTAGAGGAACACGCGGGAGGCGTGCCGGAGAACGTGGGCGACTTGACAACACAGGGAGACGAGTCATCAAGCAGTACGGGCAGCTGGCAAGACACTTGCGATTTGGCGATGCTGGAGCCTGGCGCAGCGTCATTTTTGACGTTGGCGTGTGATGATACCCCGTTTGATGCTGAGCAGGTGCATATAGCAGGGCAAGTGGAAATTGCATGA
- a CDS encoding uncharacterized protein (CAZy:GH27~SECRETED:SignalP(1-19)), giving the protein MVRFRAHFPLFACFRLVSGVETQGEKRLLMSNGGNIAGSLDYEDADAQSFADWGVDYLKYDNCYHMGRFGTPLISFNRFNAMAEAIKKTGRSILYSLCSWGEDYVHTWGGSIANSWRISGDIYDSFARPDDLCSCTNAADPACIAPGTHCSVLAIINKVAPYIDRGLPGGWNDLDMLEVGHGGMTEEEYKAHFSMWAALKSPLLLGNDLRSMTASSLAIINNPAIIALNQDPRGRAVQRILRDLDVPVDRYGVGEAQVWSGPLANGDQVVIFFNAADADLDMAASLEDVFIMDGVGTAPQIQQDWAIHDLWGSTGSRMSTADAQALLDAKGADARRTFLQTKVDWYNATEVPYAEGLNRRDPRLFGERIGTVEAGGEIKVRVQRHSAKVFRLQSISGQDSVRKSLLRDEL; this is encoded by the exons ATGGTGAGATTCAGAGCTCATTTCCCGTTGTTTGCATGCTTCCGTTTAGTTAGCGGGGTGGAAACACAAGGTGAGAAGAGGTTGCTAATGAGTAACGGTGGAAATATAGCCGGATCCCTCGACTACGAAGATGCCGACGCTCAGAGTTTCGCCGACTGGGGCGTCGACTACCTCAAGTACGACAACTGCTATCACATGGGCCGCTTCGGCACGCCCCTTATATCCTTCAATCGCTTCAACGCCATGGCAGAGGCCATTAAGAAGACGGGTCGGTCCATCCTCTACAGCCTGTGCAGCTGGGGCGAGGACTATGTCCACACT TGGGGAGGATCCATTGCCAATTCATGGCGCATCTCGGGTGACATCTACGACTCTTTCGCTCGTCCCGACGACCTGTGCTCATGCACCAATGCCGCAGACCCGGCCTGCATTGCGCCCGGCACGCACTGCTCCGTGctggccatcatcaacaaggtTGCGCCCTACATCGATCGAGGCCTCCCCGGCGGGTGGAACGACCTGGACATGCTCGAGGTTGGCCATGGAGGCATGACTGAAGAGGAG TACAAAGCCCACTTCTCCATGTGGGCAGCCCTCAAATCCCCCCTGCTCCTCGGCAACGACCTGCGCTCCATGACGGCCTCTTCCCTCGCCATAATTAACAACCCCGCCATCATCGCGCTCAACCAGGACCCCCGCGGCCGCGCCGTCCAGCGCATCCTGCGCGACCTGGACGTGCCCGTCGACCGCTACGGCGTCGGCGAGGCGCAGGTCTGGAGCGGCCCCTTGGCCAACGGCGACCaggtcgtcatcttcttcaacgccGCCGACGCGGACCTCGACATGGCCGCCTCGCTCGAGGACGTCTTCATCATGGACGGCGTGGGCACCGCCCCGCAGATCCAGCAGGACTGGGCCATCCACGACCTGTGGGGCAGCACCGGCTCCCGCATGAGCACCGCTGACGCCCAGGCCCTGCTGGACGCCAAAGGCGCGGACGCTCGTCGGACTTTCCTGCAGACAAAGGTCGACTGGTACAATGCCACGGAGGTGCCCTACGCCGAGGGCCTGAACCGTCGGGATCCGAGATTGTTTGGCGAGCGTATTGGTACTGTTGAGGCAGGCGGCGAGATCAAGGTGCGCGTGCAGAGACATTCTGCAAAGGTGTTTAGACTGCAGAGCATTAGCGGACAGGATTCCGTGAGGAAGAGTCTTTTGAGAGATGAGCTTTGA
- a CDS encoding uncharacterized protein (EggNog:ENOG41~TransMembrane:2 (n5-15c23/24o144-166i173-191o)): MDSKVTTATVQATVLNALSGVFAQGILAYRKGAVDEIDFSSILRFIVYTVLTTPPNYRWQEFLEQTFPTTTEPKGDKTLKDKSSPSPSQDAVTGGKLNIANTAAKFFLDQGLGAPVNTLLFICLMGQMNLQGYDGILSNVVSDFWPMLFAGYRVWPLVCLLNLVVVPFDYRQLVGSIAGLGWGVFLSLSQMK; encoded by the exons ATGGATTCCAAGGTTACCACCGCAACTGTTCAGGCAACTGTGCTAAACGCATTGTCCGGGGTGTTTGCCCAAGGCATTTTGGCATATCGCAAGGGG GCTGTCGATGAGATTGatttctcttccatcttgcgCTTCATTGTGTATACGGTGCTCACAACGCCTCCCAACTATAGGTGGCAGGAGTTTCTAGAGCAGACGTTTCCAACCACGACGGAGCCAAAAGGAGACAAGACTTTGAAAGACaaatcatctccatctccatctcaagATGCGGTGACGGGTGGTAAGCTCAATATTGCCAACACAGCAGCCAAGTTCTTCCTGGATCAAGGTCTTGGAGCACCGGTCAACACGCTCCTGTTCATCTGCCTGATGGGCCAAATGAATCTTCAGGGTTATGATGGCATCTTGAGCAATGTCGTAAGC GACTTCTGGCCCATGTTGTTTGCGGGATATCGAGTATGGCCACTTGTTTGTCTGCTGAACTTGGTTGTTGTGCCATTTGATTATCGACAGCTTGTTGGTAGTATTGCTGGGCTTGGCTGGGGGGTGTTTCTCAGTCTCAGCCAGATGAAATAG
- a CDS encoding uncharacterized protein (CAZy:GH27~SECRETED:SignalP(1-19)), which translates to MGAVADALHEQGFLFGMYSSAGEMTCARYAGSLDYEDADAQSFADWGVDYLKYDNCYHMGRFGTPLISFNRFNAMAEAIKKTGRSILYSLCSWGEDYVHTWGGSIANSWRISGDIYDSFARPDDLCSCTNAADPACIAPGTHCSVLAIINKVAPYIDRGLPGGWNDLDMLEVGHGGMTEEEYKAHFSMWAALKSPLLLGNDLRSMTASSLAIINNPAIIALNQDPRGRAVQRILRDLDVPVDRYGVGEAQVWSGPLANGDQVVIFFNAADADLDMAASLEDVFIMDGVGTAPQIQQDWAIHDLWGSTGSRMSTADAQALLDAKGADARRTFLQTKVDWYNATEVPYAEGLNRRDPRLFGERIGTVEAGGEIKVRVQRHSAKVFRLQSISGQDSVRKSLLRDEL; encoded by the exons ATGGGCGCTGTAGCGGATGCACTGCACGAGCAGGGGTTTCTGTTCGGCATGTACTCGAGCGCGGGCGAGATGACGTGCGCAAGATATG CCGGATCCCTCGACTACGAAGATGCCGACGCTCAGAGTTTCGCCGACTGGGGCGTCGACTACCTCAAGTACGACAACTGCTATCACATGGGCCGCTTCGGCACGCCCCTTATATCCTTCAATCGCTTCAACGCCATGGCAGAGGCCATTAAGAAGACGGGTCGGTCCATCCTCTACAGCCTGTGCAGCTGGGGCGAGGACTATGTCCACACT TGGGGAGGATCCATTGCCAATTCATGGCGCATCTCGGGTGACATCTACGACTCTTTCGCTCGTCCCGACGACCTGTGCTCATGCACCAATGCCGCAGACCCGGCCTGCATTGCGCCCGGCACGCACTGCTCCGTGctggccatcatcaacaaggtTGCGCCCTACATCGATCGAGGCCTCCCCGGCGGGTGGAACGACCTGGACATGCTCGAGGTTGGCCATGGAGGCATGACTGAAGAGGAG TACAAAGCCCACTTCTCCATGTGGGCAGCCCTCAAATCCCCCCTGCTCCTCGGCAACGACCTGCGCTCCATGACGGCCTCTTCCCTCGCCATAATTAACAACCCCGCCATCATCGCGCTCAACCAGGACCCCCGCGGCCGCGCCGTCCAGCGCATCCTGCGCGACCTGGACGTGCCCGTCGACCGCTACGGCGTCGGCGAGGCGCAGGTCTGGAGCGGCCCCTTGGCCAACGGCGACCaggtcgtcatcttcttcaacgccGCCGACGCGGACCTCGACATGGCCGCCTCGCTCGAGGACGTCTTCATCATGGACGGCGTGGGCACCGCCCCGCAGATCCAGCAGGACTGGGCCATCCACGACCTGTGGGGCAGCACCGGCTCCCGCATGAGCACCGCTGACGCCCAGGCCCTGCTGGACGCCAAAGGCGCGGACGCTCGTCGGACTTTCCTGCAGACAAAGGTCGACTGGTACAATGCCACGGAGGTGCCCTACGCCGAGGGCCTGAACCGTCGGGATCCGAGATTGTTTGGCGAGCGTATTGGTACTGTTGAGGCAGGCGGCGAGATCAAGGTGCGCGTGCAGAGACATTCTGCAAAGGTGTTTAGACTGCAGAGCATTAGCGGACAGGATTCCGTGAGGAAGAGTCTTTTGAGAGATGAGCTTTGA